A single window of Cellulomonas sp. NTE-D12 DNA harbors:
- a CDS encoding MFS transporter codes for MSAETVTVPEPPDTSRSSATTPAVASAPSPEAGRRRWFVLATVALAQLMVVLDATIVNIAMPSAQRALGFSDNDRQWIVTAYSLAFGSLLLLGGRLSDLFGRRRMFLIGLVGFAVASALGGAARTFELLVAARALQGAFGAVLAPSALSVLTTTFFDPKERARAFGVFGAIAGMGGAIGLLLGGYLTENVSWRWNLYVNVLIAVIAVVAGLVLLPRTGGTAKHRLDIIGVALGSAGLFALVFGFSQAEPKGWDAALTWVPLAASVLLLGAFAWRQRTAANPALPLEVILDRDRGASFLSILVAGSGMFGVFLFLTYYLQATLHFTPMRTGLAFLPMVVAIIVTSQVQSNVLLPRFGAKALVPLGMMLGAVAMAWFTTLGATSSYWQVLPGLVVMGAGMASIMPASFQLATLGVDQRLAGAASAMVSTSQQVGGAIGTALLNTLAATAASHYATAHGPVSPGVLGAATLHSFTTAYTWSAGIFLLGAVLSAMLFRSRAAREIRVAEQVALGAEPVLAH; via the coding sequence ATGTCCGCAGAAACCGTCACGGTTCCAGAACCCCCCGACACCTCTCGTTCTTCCGCAACCACGCCGGCCGTTGCGTCGGCACCCTCGCCCGAGGCGGGCCGGCGACGCTGGTTCGTGCTCGCCACCGTCGCGCTCGCGCAGCTGATGGTCGTGCTCGATGCCACGATCGTGAACATCGCCATGCCGTCCGCCCAGCGGGCGCTCGGCTTCAGCGACAACGACCGGCAGTGGATCGTCACGGCGTACTCCCTGGCGTTCGGCAGCCTGCTGCTGCTCGGCGGTCGGCTGTCCGACCTCTTCGGCCGGCGCCGGATGTTCCTGATCGGGCTCGTCGGCTTCGCGGTCGCGTCCGCCCTGGGCGGCGCCGCACGCACCTTCGAGCTGCTGGTCGCCGCTCGTGCCCTCCAGGGCGCGTTCGGTGCCGTGCTGGCTCCGTCGGCCCTGTCCGTGCTGACCACCACGTTCTTCGACCCGAAGGAGCGCGCCCGCGCCTTCGGGGTGTTCGGCGCCATCGCGGGCATGGGCGGCGCCATCGGGCTGCTGCTCGGCGGCTACCTGACGGAGAACGTCAGCTGGCGGTGGAACCTCTACGTCAACGTGCTGATCGCCGTCATCGCGGTGGTGGCCGGTCTGGTGCTGCTGCCTCGCACCGGTGGGACGGCCAAGCACCGGCTGGACATCATCGGCGTCGCGCTCGGCTCGGCCGGGCTCTTCGCCCTGGTCTTCGGCTTCTCCCAGGCGGAGCCCAAGGGCTGGGACGCCGCCCTGACGTGGGTGCCGCTGGCGGCCAGCGTGCTGCTGCTCGGCGCCTTCGCCTGGCGGCAGCGCACGGCGGCCAACCCCGCTCTCCCCCTCGAGGTGATCCTCGACCGGGACCGCGGTGCGTCGTTCCTGTCGATCCTGGTCGCGGGCTCGGGGATGTTCGGCGTCTTCCTGTTCCTGACGTACTACCTGCAGGCGACGCTGCACTTCACCCCGATGCGCACCGGCCTGGCCTTCCTGCCGATGGTCGTGGCGATCATCGTCACGTCCCAGGTGCAGTCCAACGTGCTGCTGCCGCGGTTCGGGGCCAAGGCGCTGGTGCCGCTCGGCATGATGCTCGGCGCGGTGGCGATGGCGTGGTTCACCACCCTGGGCGCGACGAGCTCGTACTGGCAGGTGCTGCCCGGGCTCGTGGTGATGGGTGCGGGGATGGCGTCGATCATGCCGGCGTCCTTCCAGCTGGCGACGCTCGGCGTGGACCAGCGCCTCGCCGGGGCCGCCTCGGCGATGGTGTCCACCAGCCAGCAGGTCGGTGGCGCGATCGGGACCGCCCTGCTGAACACGCTGGCCGCGACCGCCGCCAGCCACTACGCCACCGCGCACGGACCAGTGAGCCCCGGTGTGCTCGGCGCGGCGACGCTGCACAGCTTCACCACGGCGTACACCTGGTCGGCCGGCATCTTCCTGCTCGGTGCGGTGCTCAGCGCGATGCTGTTCCGCTCCCGCGCGGCCCGGGAGATCCGGGTGGCGGAGCAGGTGGCGCTCGGCG
- a CDS encoding TetR/AcrR family transcriptional regulator, which translates to MQVDDDAAVQVPRRPGRRRDESRDDAILEATRQLLAERGYEGTTMDAVAERACAGKATVYRRWPSKVQLVVDSLLCDASSITTIDDVPDTGSLRGDLLSVSTVRRRTDSDDVMAGLIHAVAAEPEVAAVFKEQFVRARVALMRGLLVRAQQRGEVPEGLDLDMVAAVAPAMISYHKTVEGKHPDQEFLVRVVDSVILPLVTGRAASIPATTSVDTH; encoded by the coding sequence ATGCAGGTCGACGACGACGCCGCGGTGCAGGTTCCCCGAAGGCCGGGGCGGCGGCGAGACGAGTCGCGAGACGACGCGATCCTCGAGGCGACCCGTCAGCTGCTGGCGGAGCGCGGCTACGAGGGCACCACCATGGACGCGGTCGCGGAGCGCGCCTGTGCGGGCAAGGCGACGGTGTATCGCCGGTGGCCGTCGAAGGTGCAGCTGGTCGTCGACTCCCTGCTGTGCGACGCGAGCAGCATCACCACGATCGACGACGTGCCGGACACGGGCTCGCTGCGTGGCGATCTGCTGTCCGTCTCGACGGTGCGCCGCCGCACCGACTCCGACGACGTCATGGCCGGGCTGATCCACGCCGTCGCCGCCGAGCCGGAGGTGGCGGCAGTCTTCAAGGAGCAGTTCGTCCGCGCGCGCGTCGCGCTGATGCGCGGCCTCCTGGTGCGTGCGCAGCAGCGCGGCGAGGTGCCCGAGGGTCTCGACCTCGACATGGTGGCCGCGGTGGCGCCGGCGATGATCTCCTACCACAAGACGGTTGAGGGCAAGCACCCCGACCAGGAGTTCCTCGTCCGCGTGGTGGACTCGGTGATCCTGCCGCTCGTCACCGGTCGCGCGGCGAGCATCCCGGCGACCACCTCGGTCGACACGCACTGA